The Acidobacteriota bacterium genome segment TCACCGACCTCAACCGCAACCTCGCGATCTACGGAACGCACATCATCGACACCAGCGGCGACGACTACGTCTTCGCCCTCGACGCGGCCACCGGCGAGCTGGCCTGGGAGACGCAGATTCTCGACTACCGGGTGAACCCGGCCAACCAGAGCTCCGGCCCCATCATCGCCGACGGGAAGATCGTTTCCGGCCGCGGCTGCACGCCGCGGGGTGGGCCCAACGCCTGCGTCATCGTGGCGCACGACGCGACGACCGGCGAGGAGCTGTGGCGGCGGCGGACGATCCCCGCCCCGGGCGAGCCGGGAGACGAGAGCTGGGGCGGTGTGCCGTTCGACGAGCGCAGGCACGTCGGCGCGTGGATGGTGCCGAGCTACGATCCCGAGCTCAACCTGGTCTACATCGGCACGTCGGTCACGTCCCCGGCGCCCAAGTACCTGATCGGTGGGGCCGACCTGAAGCACCTCTACCACAACTCGACGCTGGCGCTCGACGCCGACACCGGGGAGATTGTCTGGTACTACCAGCACCTGAACGACAGTTGGGACCTCGACCATCCCTTCGAGCGGCTCCTCGTCGATACCGCGGTGCGTCCCGACCCATCCGCCGTCGAGTGGATCAACCCGCGCCTGCAGCCGGGCGAGGAGCGCCGCGTGATGACCGGCATTCCGGGCAAGACCGGCATCGTCTACACCCTCGACCGCGCGACGGGCGAGTTCCTGTGGGCGACCCCGACAATCGCCCAGAACGTGGTCGGCGGCATCGACGGCGCGACCGGCGCCGTGTCTGAGAACGCCGAGTTGGTCTTCCGCGCCGACGGCCAGGAGGTCTTCGCCTGTCCGACCCTGGTCGGGGGCAAGGACTGGGAGGCGGGCGCCTACAGTCCGCTGACCAACACCATGTACTTCCCGCTGCGCAACGCCTGCGCGCGCATCATGGCGACCAACGACGGCTCGCTCTACGGCCTCGGCGTGCGCAGCCAGATCGCCCCCGGCACCGACCAGGTGGGCACCGTGCAGGCGATCTCGGCCGAGACCGGCGCCGTGCTCTGGAAGCACGAGCAGCGGGCGGCCACCAGCTCGCTGGTGGCGACCGGCGGCGGCCTCATCTTCGGCGGAGACCACAACGGCCGCCTGCGCGCCTTCGATCACGAGACCGGGGAGGTGCTCTGGGAGATCAACCTGGGATCGCCGCTCACCGGCTTCCCGATCACCTATGCCGTCGACGGGAAGCAGTACGTGGCAGTGAGCACCGGCCGGTCGCTGACCTCGGGCGCCTTCAACCGCCTGACCCCGGAGCTGCGGCCGAGCAACGGGAACACGCTGTTCGTCTTTGCGC includes the following:
- a CDS encoding PQQ-binding-like beta-propeller repeat protein — its product is MRTSPSAHVMRVTLAAILLAFTAVPSHAQTPGVTPVTDAMLQDPAAGDWLMWRRTLDGWGYSPLNQIDRDNVGQLRMVWSRGLGPGLQQGTPLVYEGVMYMPNPRDVIQALDAVTGDVRWEYRRDRPDDLEDYMLGALTDLNRNLAIYGTHIIDTSGDDYVFALDAATGELAWETQILDYRVNPANQSSGPIIADGKIVSGRGCTPRGGPNACVIVAHDATTGEELWRRRTIPAPGEPGDESWGGVPFDERRHVGAWMVPSYDPELNLVYIGTSVTSPAPKYLIGGADLKHLYHNSTLALDADTGEIVWYYQHLNDSWDLDHPFERLLVDTAVRPDPSAVEWINPRLQPGEERRVMTGIPGKTGIVYTLDRATGEFLWATPTIAQNVVGGIDGATGAVSENAELVFRADGQEVFACPTLVGGKDWEAGAYSPLTNTMYFPLRNACARIMATNDGSLYGLGVRSQIAPGTDQVGTVQAISAETGAVLWKHEQRAATSSLVATGGGLIFGGDHNGRLRAFDHETGEVLWEINLGSPLTGFPITYAVDGKQYVAVSTGRSLTSGAFNRLTPELRPSNGNTLFVFALP